The Desulfomicrobium orale DSM 12838 genome includes a window with the following:
- a CDS encoding response regulator, which produces MDIQQLRQKLEEQEHIHHATLAVLDAIHTADSVSGLCQAIRTVLGRFMTISSFVIALRNKDSDKINIIYRAEETPDSSPDYEALAVEVMRKKQALHLPDGKEADGADGHDIHSQSWFGVPLILDEEAVGVLTVQFSGHPSGLPPQSRSLLEALAPRIASAITRKAALETLRHTEEQFHSLVANIPSIVFSTSTSGLIEFISPALERLTGHKADRFRGRPWHCDVDAGAYPHLAAWLPPATGNAEREKTLGGLIHPEDRARVLGTLDAALAGTGTYAVDYRILPPGGRTHFVQETGRVVGQPGRVRVEGLIHDTHAQRSAQEINQVLFEISSAVNTTSSLEKLYEEIHKSLHRVIDATNFYIALHDRQRDLIKFPYRCDVDAIDFVPQASTSKGYTAQVIFSGKPVLVDQEQIEELHRRFNADKRLGTPSKSWVGVPLKSNNQVIGAMVCQSYTDPKRYTTQDILVLTSISDQVAIAIERGRSYEALRQSEEQLRALSLQTQQFGLAAAALLDKNDLQDILHSFCTAIVEHSGYTRSNITLLRKEPPYCESVNVGGLDPAAELDMMTPESAMSGFLKLFASGIKLGRSSYYIPCPKHGHSDCRAWPGEGQAGDQMWCTGDNIYVRMNDSLGNLLGVICVDSAKSGIQPCPETIRPLEVFSALISQIIIHKRLLDDLETARTEAEKATRAKSQFLANMSHEIRTPLNAILGLTDLVLDSRLSRSQASSLLKIQNAGKSLLGILNNVLDFSKIEAGMLHLEHATVSLPEVMRELFELLMPQAEAKQIEIIFHPDPSVPHDLHTDPLRLRQILMNLLNNAIKFTEKGHIVVFLDTQEEQDGSISVRFQIEDTGIGVPEAAMADLFESFAQADGSTTRRYGGTGLGLAITRQLVQLMGGNIWVRSRPGQGSTFGFSLPGQLKGRLESPEEIQCILVVDDNKATLRALESMLADHEVDTAFSEKTALRLIRKQNHDFLLIKDTLYSSCGERLLDAYASRYEAAPETVLMCSRTATGLQAEESSPKRLYKPIRPEQLRSLMNRAGTKHELSQRPVRETISLTGKSLLVVEDNPVNQEVARRILLRAGADVAVAADGMEALNMMQSRRFDLVLMDIQMPRMDGYTATRKIREHFGPDTPIVAMTAHAMENNQEESLACGMNDFIAKPVDSVILLKKIKALLDGSQIEPDTPAAALPASQAILNTDEAVERLNNDRQLYSSLLQLFVQRHANIQGLCQAVRKGDFDLAAKTLHTMRGAAATIGGGMLVKAIADLEQALARASTPAIEASLEEFIRAHTDLLETISEPAPSTDSPVEAPPDAAYLRPILEELLELLWQNNLKADAVVLNLGRMLRGTQLQKWLDMLKEQVNNLRYQAAADMTQHLLDTVFSPGSDDFALPRHEADHPHR; this is translated from the coding sequence ATGGATATTCAGCAGCTTCGCCAGAAGTTGGAAGAACAGGAGCATATCCACCATGCCACACTGGCGGTTCTTGACGCCATCCACACCGCTGACAGTGTGTCCGGGCTGTGTCAGGCTATCCGCACCGTTCTTGGCCGGTTCATGACCATTTCCAGCTTTGTCATCGCACTCCGCAACAAGGACTCCGATAAAATAAACATTATCTACCGGGCAGAAGAGACACCAGACTCCTCACCGGACTATGAGGCGCTGGCAGTGGAGGTCATGCGGAAGAAACAGGCTCTGCATCTCCCTGACGGCAAAGAAGCAGATGGCGCAGACGGCCATGACATCCATTCCCAAAGCTGGTTCGGAGTTCCGCTTATACTTGACGAAGAAGCCGTCGGAGTCCTGACCGTACAGTTCTCAGGCCATCCCTCGGGTCTCCCGCCACAGAGCCGGAGTCTGCTGGAAGCCCTCGCGCCACGAATAGCTTCGGCCATCACCCGGAAAGCCGCACTGGAAACCCTTCGTCACACGGAGGAGCAGTTCCATAGTCTGGTAGCCAATATTCCAAGCATTGTTTTCAGCACTTCGACCTCGGGCCTGATTGAATTCATAAGTCCCGCTCTGGAACGCCTCACCGGCCACAAGGCGGACCGCTTCCGGGGACGGCCCTGGCATTGCGATGTGGACGCCGGGGCATACCCGCACCTGGCCGCATGGCTTCCGCCCGCAACCGGCAATGCCGAGAGGGAAAAAACTCTGGGCGGACTGATCCACCCCGAAGACCGGGCGCGGGTACTCGGCACTCTGGACGCGGCTCTGGCCGGCACGGGCACATATGCAGTGGACTACAGAATTCTTCCGCCCGGCGGCCGCACACACTTCGTTCAGGAAACAGGCCGTGTGGTCGGCCAGCCCGGCCGCGTACGAGTCGAAGGCCTGATTCACGACACGCACGCGCAGCGTTCCGCCCAGGAAATCAATCAGGTTCTTTTTGAAATATCGAGCGCCGTCAACACCACATCGAGTCTGGAAAAACTGTATGAGGAAATTCATAAATCCCTGCACCGTGTGATCGACGCCACCAATTTCTATATCGCTCTCCATGACAGACAGCGAGATCTCATCAAATTCCCCTACAGATGCGATGTAGACGCCATAGACTTCGTTCCCCAGGCCTCCACATCCAAAGGCTATACAGCCCAGGTCATTTTCAGCGGAAAGCCCGTACTGGTGGATCAGGAACAGATCGAGGAACTGCACCGCCGTTTCAATGCCGACAAGCGCCTGGGCACACCATCCAAGTCCTGGGTCGGCGTTCCACTGAAGAGCAACAATCAAGTCATCGGGGCCATGGTCTGCCAGAGCTACACAGACCCCAAACGATACACCACCCAGGACATTCTCGTCCTGACAAGCATTTCCGACCAGGTGGCCATCGCCATAGAGCGGGGCAGATCCTACGAGGCGCTGCGGCAAAGCGAGGAGCAACTCCGGGCCCTGTCCCTGCAGACACAGCAGTTCGGCCTGGCCGCGGCGGCGCTGCTGGATAAAAACGACCTCCAGGATATTCTGCACAGCTTCTGCACGGCCATCGTGGAACATTCCGGCTACACCCGCAGCAATATCACCCTGCTGAGAAAAGAGCCGCCTTACTGTGAATCCGTGAATGTCGGAGGGCTGGATCCTGCCGCAGAGCTGGACATGATGACACCGGAATCCGCCATGTCCGGCTTTCTGAAACTGTTCGCGTCGGGTATCAAGCTGGGCCGTTCATCCTATTATATCCCCTGCCCCAAACATGGACATTCCGATTGCCGTGCCTGGCCGGGCGAAGGCCAGGCCGGAGACCAGATGTGGTGCACGGGGGACAATATCTATGTGCGTATGAACGATTCCCTCGGCAATCTGCTGGGTGTGATCTGTGTCGACTCCGCCAAGTCCGGGATCCAGCCCTGCCCGGAGACCATCCGGCCGCTGGAGGTTTTCTCCGCCCTCATTTCCCAGATCATCATCCATAAGCGCCTTCTGGACGACCTGGAAACAGCCCGGACGGAAGCGGAGAAGGCGACCAGGGCAAAAAGCCAGTTTCTGGCCAACATGAGCCACGAAATCCGCACTCCGCTGAATGCCATACTGGGTCTGACCGACCTGGTACTGGATTCAAGACTGTCTCGCTCCCAGGCCTCTTCGCTGCTCAAAATCCAGAATGCGGGCAAATCTCTTCTGGGCATTCTGAACAACGTGCTCGATTTTTCCAAAATAGAAGCCGGAATGCTGCATCTGGAGCATGCGACCGTTTCCCTGCCGGAGGTCATGCGGGAACTGTTCGAGCTGCTCATGCCCCAGGCCGAAGCCAAACAGATCGAAATCATTTTCCATCCGGACCCATCCGTTCCCCACGATCTGCACACAGATCCTCTCCGGCTGCGCCAGATCCTGATGAATCTTCTGAATAACGCCATCAAATTCACGGAAAAAGGACACATCGTCGTATTTCTGGATACTCAGGAAGAACAAGACGGCTCCATCAGCGTCCGCTTCCAGATCGAAGACACCGGCATCGGCGTGCCCGAGGCAGCCATGGCCGACCTTTTCGAATCCTTTGCCCAGGCCGACGGCTCCACTACCCGCCGCTATGGGGGGACAGGTCTGGGGCTTGCCATCACCAGACAGCTCGTTCAGCTGATGGGCGGGAATATCTGGGTGCGCAGCAGGCCCGGTCAGGGCAGTACCTTCGGCTTTTCTCTCCCGGGACAGCTAAAGGGGCGACTTGAGTCCCCCGAAGAGATACAGTGCATTCTGGTCGTGGACGACAACAAGGCGACCCTCAGAGCCCTGGAATCCATGCTTGCCGACCACGAAGTGGATACAGCCTTTTCAGAGAAAACGGCCCTGCGCCTGATCCGTAAACAGAACCATGATTTCCTGCTGATCAAAGACACTTTGTACTCTTCCTGCGGAGAGCGGCTTCTGGACGCATATGCTTCCCGGTATGAAGCGGCTCCCGAAACAGTCCTCATGTGCAGCCGCACCGCTACCGGCCTCCAGGCGGAGGAGTCATCGCCGAAGCGGCTGTATAAACCAATTCGTCCCGAACAGCTCCGAAGCCTGATGAACAGAGCAGGCACAAAGCATGAGCTTTCACAGCGGCCGGTCAGAGAAACCATTTCCCTGACCGGAAAATCCCTGCTGGTGGTCGAGGACAACCCCGTGAATCAGGAAGTGGCCAGACGCATCCTGCTCAGAGCCGGAGCGGACGTCGCAGTGGCCGCCGACGGAATGGAGGCCCTGAACATGATGCAGAGCCGCCGTTTCGATCTGGTACTCATGGATATCCAGATGCCCCGCATGGATGGTTACACGGCCACGCGGAAAATCCGGGAGCATTTCGGGCCGGATACGCCCATCGTGGCCATGACAGCTCATGCCATGGAAAACAATCAGGAAGAAAGTCTGGCCTGCGGCATGAACGACTTCATCGCCAAACCCGTAGATTCCGTGATTCTCCTGAAAAAAATCAAGGCATTGCTGGATGGCTCGCAGATCGAACCGGACACACCGGCGGCCGCTCTGCCGGCTTCTCAGGCCATTCTGAACACGGACGAAGCGGTGGAGCGGCTGAACAATGACCGGCAGCTGTATTCCTCTCTGCTTCAGCTTTTCGTCCAGCGTCATGCAAACATTCAGGGACTCTGCCAGGCCGTCCGCAAGGGAGATTTCGACCTCGCGGCCAAAACGCTGCACACCATGCGCGGCGCGGCCGCAACTATCGGCGGCGGCATGCTGGTCAAAGCCATCGCCGATCTGGAACAGGCCCTGGCCAGGGCATCCACTCCGGCCATCGAAGCCAGCCTGGAAGAATTCATCCGGGCCCACACCGATCTGCTGGAGACTATCAGCGAGCCCGCTCCCAGCACAGACTCTCCGGTCGAGGCTCCGCCGGACGCGGCGTATCTCCGCCCCATTCTGGAAGAGCTGCTCGAACTGCTCTGGCAAAACAATCTCAAGGCAGATGCGGTCGTGCTTAATCTGGGCAGGATGCTGCGCGGCACACAGTTGCAGAAGTGGCTGGACATGCTTAAGGAACAGGTCAACAACCTGCGCTACCAAGCCGCCGCAGACATGACGCAGCATCTTCTGGATACCGTATTTTCGCCTGGGAGCGATGATTTTGCCTTACCCCGACACGAAGCAGACCATCCTCATCGTTGA
- a CDS encoding diguanylate cyclase, which yields MPYPDTKQTILIVDDEPINIRALQSTLGGEYNLLFATSGEMVLDMVKSGVQPDLILLDIIMPGMDGFEVCRRLKNDPKTQHIPLVFLTAKWETSEEARGLEMGAVDYIRKPFSPPIIRARIRNHLELKRNRDLLENLSALDGLTNIPNRRRFDEVYEYEWSRAIRTQAPLSLLFIDIDHFKNYNDLYGHLAGDECLRSVARALQSSLGRTADFLARFGGEEFIILLPDTNERGCLHLARNILDAVNSLKLEHKASPVAEHVTVSIGGVCCADLDSCQRLQLLEKADRLLYKAKEGGRNRACIQLVPDTGTEGPIHMISNDGD from the coding sequence TTGCCTTACCCCGACACGAAGCAGACCATCCTCATCGTTGATGACGAACCCATCAATATCAGAGCATTGCAATCCACTCTCGGGGGGGAGTACAATCTCCTTTTCGCCACAAGCGGGGAAATGGTTCTGGATATGGTCAAAAGCGGCGTGCAGCCGGATTTGATTCTTCTGGACATCATCATGCCGGGCATGGATGGTTTCGAAGTCTGCCGCCGGCTCAAAAACGATCCCAAGACACAGCACATCCCCCTGGTTTTTCTCACGGCCAAATGGGAGACCAGCGAAGAAGCCAGAGGGCTGGAAATGGGCGCGGTGGACTACATCCGCAAACCCTTCAGCCCCCCCATTATCCGGGCCAGAATACGCAACCACCTGGAGCTCAAAAGAAACAGGGATCTACTGGAGAATCTGTCCGCTCTGGACGGGCTGACGAACATCCCCAACCGCCGCCGCTTCGACGAAGTCTACGAGTACGAATGGAGCCGGGCCATCCGGACGCAGGCCCCCCTGTCCCTGCTGTTCATCGACATCGACCATTTCAAAAACTACAACGATCTGTACGGCCACCTGGCAGGAGATGAATGCCTGCGCAGCGTGGCCAGGGCACTCCAGTCCTCCCTGGGACGCACGGCGGACTTTCTGGCCCGGTTCGGCGGAGAGGAATTCATCATCCTGTTGCCCGATACCAACGAACGGGGCTGCCTGCACCTGGCCCGGAACATTCTCGACGCGGTCAACTCACTGAAGCTGGAGCACAAGGCCTCGCCCGTGGCCGAACATGTCACGGTATCCATCGGTGGTGTCTGCTGCGCCGACCTCGACTCCTGCCAGCGTCTGCAACTTCTGGAAAAAGCGGACAGGCTGCTCTACAAGGCCAAGGAAGGCGGCAGAAACCGTGCCTGCATCCAGCTCGTCCCGGATACGGGAACCGAGGGCCCCATCCACATGATTTCAAACGACGGAGATTGA
- a CDS encoding type 1 glutamine amidotransferase domain-containing protein translates to MELKGKRFVILVDTQFNDHEYWYPYFRLREAGAEITAVAAKAGQTYSGKYGTPVKSDKTPVDINVKDFAGIVIPGGYAPDHMRRDQGMVELVRAFDQQGKIIAAICHAGWMLVSAGVLKGRKVTSFFAIKDDLVNAGALWEDGEVVVDGNMVTSRTPDDLPAFMRAIIAAAR, encoded by the coding sequence ATGGAACTCAAAGGAAAACGCTTTGTGATTTTGGTGGATACGCAGTTCAACGACCATGAATACTGGTATCCCTATTTCCGGCTGCGTGAGGCCGGGGCGGAGATTACCGCAGTCGCCGCCAAAGCCGGCCAGACCTATTCGGGCAAGTACGGTACGCCGGTCAAATCCGACAAAACCCCGGTGGACATCAATGTGAAGGACTTCGCCGGCATCGTCATTCCCGGCGGATACGCCCCCGACCATATGCGCCGGGACCAGGGCATGGTGGAGCTGGTCCGTGCTTTCGACCAGCAGGGCAAAATCATCGCTGCTATCTGCCACGCCGGATGGATGCTGGTTTCCGCCGGGGTGCTGAAAGGCAGGAAAGTCACTTCGTTTTTCGCCATCAAGGATGATCTGGTCAACGCGGGAGCTCTCTGGGAAGACGGAGAGGTGGTTGTAGACGGCAACATGGTTACCAGCCGCACTCCGGACGATCTGCCCGCCTTCATGCGCGCCATCATCGCCGCGGCCAGATAA
- a CDS encoding transcription factor: MLENAEKIVLDAKNNKYTGPEGQFTIVIDDFDGKAVQAWHIETPRAKTDNLAERAQGRHIDVVVGEACRSTAHFFNRVYKDLYKEQKAKLAK; the protein is encoded by the coding sequence GTGCTGGAAAATGCCGAGAAGATCGTTCTGGATGCCAAGAACAACAAGTATACGGGACCGGAAGGGCAGTTCACCATTGTAATCGACGATTTTGACGGGAAGGCCGTTCAGGCCTGGCACATCGAGACTCCACGCGCCAAGACCGACAACTTGGCCGAACGCGCCCAAGGCAGGCATATAGACGTGGTTGTCGGCGAGGCCTGCCGTTCTACGGCGCACTTTTTCAATCGTGTCTACAAGGACCTCTATAAAGAACAGAAAGCCAAGCTGGCGAAGTAG
- a CDS encoding ComEA family DNA-binding protein, protein MSLKNVLAYIATLVILFFGAAVLSAETEKLNINTATEAELAALPEIGPDLAAAIVEYRELNGDFTATSQLLEIEGIDEAKKEELLKVIGIYGIDGTECSC, encoded by the coding sequence ATGAGTTTGAAAAATGTGTTGGCTTACATTGCAACGCTGGTGATTCTCTTTTTTGGAGCGGCGGTTCTCTCCGCCGAGACCGAGAAGCTGAACATCAATACCGCCACCGAGGCGGAGCTGGCCGCCCTGCCCGAGATAGGACCGGATCTGGCTGCGGCCATCGTGGAGTACCGTGAACTCAATGGGGACTTCACCGCGACCAGCCAGCTGCTGGAGATCGAAGGTATTGATGAAGCCAAAAAGGAGGAACTTCTGAAGGTGATCGGCATTTACGGAATAGATGGAACGGAATGCTCGTGCTGA
- a CDS encoding cytochrome b/b6 domain-containing protein, with the protein MASETRFVRRHSRGAMIMHWFNAVMFILLLLGGLGMLRNPDVVIVGLWWSRLLDGIFGADALLRGHIALGVLWMAGVLLYAVFYVRPDVIPFLREIFRLKPGSDLTWCLRKTLRLTIGVRGMKKLGLDPALPPQGFYNAGQKFAAMAVLVCGMGLSGSGTILCLNTVMDMGTQLTQWCMFFHLLCAGIMGMVLPIHIYMAALAPGEAPALRSMFTGTVPEDFIRHHNPLWHAELFGKEAAVDNET; encoded by the coding sequence ATGGCTAGCGAAACACGATTTGTCCGGCGCCACAGCCGCGGTGCCATGATCATGCACTGGTTCAACGCCGTCATGTTTATCCTGTTGCTGCTTGGCGGTTTGGGGATGCTGCGCAATCCGGATGTCGTGATCGTCGGGCTGTGGTGGTCCCGCCTGCTGGATGGAATCTTCGGTGCGGACGCTCTGCTGCGCGGGCATATTGCGCTGGGTGTCCTCTGGATGGCGGGCGTGCTGCTGTATGCCGTCTTCTATGTCAGACCCGACGTCATTCCCTTTTTGCGTGAAATCTTCCGTCTCAAACCGGGAAGCGACCTGACATGGTGCCTGCGCAAGACTTTGCGGCTCACCATCGGCGTCAGGGGGATGAAAAAGCTCGGACTGGATCCGGCTCTGCCGCCACAGGGTTTCTACAACGCAGGCCAGAAGTTCGCGGCCATGGCTGTTCTTGTATGCGGCATGGGCCTGTCCGGGAGTGGAACCATACTTTGTCTTAACACCGTCATGGACATGGGGACGCAGCTTACGCAGTGGTGCATGTTTTTTCATCTGCTCTGCGCCGGGATCATGGGGATGGTTCTGCCCATACACATTTACATGGCCGCATTGGCCCCGGGAGAAGCTCCGGCCCTGCGTTCCATGTTCACCGGCACGGTCCCGGAAGATTTCATCCGGCATCATAATCCGCTCTGGCATGCGGAACTTTTTGGCAAAGAAGCGGCTGTGGACAATGAAACCTGA
- a CDS encoding 4Fe-4S dicluster domain-containing protein, translated as MARFIMTVDPARCTGCMACVMACKVNNAVEPDQSRNWVRVTPAGDLPTGMAFQPGACMHCSEPLCVEACPTGATFVDENCAVQVHNNLCIACGSCAEACPYGARHINAGTRRIDKCDYCGDSLVPLGLEPACVGVCPTRARIFGDADDPDSEVAAILGSRRPEFVESRETPTSPRLAYLSEVRDKYWPKAAGIPLAIGLMAPVAAASRWLGGLTLLGLAAVGLRQLFNPSGKEGEGNG; from the coding sequence ATGGCGAGATTCATCATGACCGTTGACCCCGCACGCTGTACCGGCTGCATGGCCTGCGTGATGGCCTGTAAAGTGAACAATGCCGTGGAGCCGGATCAGAGCCGCAACTGGGTACGCGTCACTCCGGCAGGTGATCTGCCAACGGGAATGGCCTTCCAGCCCGGAGCCTGCATGCACTGCTCCGAGCCGCTTTGCGTTGAAGCCTGCCCCACAGGGGCGACATTCGTGGACGAAAACTGCGCCGTGCAGGTGCACAACAACCTGTGCATTGCCTGTGGCAGCTGTGCCGAAGCCTGCCCTTACGGGGCGCGGCACATCAATGCCGGAACCCGGCGCATAGATAAATGCGATTATTGCGGCGACAGCCTTGTGCCCCTTGGCCTTGAACCGGCCTGCGTCGGTGTATGCCCGACCAGAGCACGCATTTTCGGAGACGCCGATGACCCGGATTCCGAAGTGGCCGCCATCCTTGGAAGCCGTCGGCCTGAATTCGTGGAGTCGAGGGAAACGCCGACCAGTCCGAGGCTGGCCTATCTCTCCGAGGTCCGGGACAAATACTGGCCCAAAGCGGCTGGAATACCCCTTGCCATCGGTCTGATGGCCCCGGTGGCCGCAGCTTCGCGCTGGCTCGGCGGCCTGACTCTTCTGGGCCTGGCTGCGGTGGGCCTGCGCCAGCTCTTCAATCCGTCCGGAAAGGAAGGAGAGGGTAATGGCTAG
- a CDS encoding molybdopterin-containing oxidoreductase family protein — MNGYCPFCQVRCTYHARVSSGRIVSITGNPRNRWTGGAMCPKGLSILELMNSKERLTEPMLRTERGWKTVTYAEAVALVAEKLITLKKEHGPKAGERLALTSPLWDCRESELAALMTMRVSGGVNIMPAGEVCISTTANVLSMLLGANTSTTTVDEITNARLLVLWGANLAETYPVYSRWLDKAKAGGTKIIYIDPRRTPTSLFADVQLQPEPGTDGVLALGTIRHILENGLYDAGMVGRTTTGLEALRKGASPWTAERVMEITRLGAEELGAFYADVAASERTVIWMGGSLCRFTNGVQTIRFIISLQGLTGNIIGSGRGLLTMEGGKPEGEKEFIDAVCGPASMPGVNFRRLLAAMKKGAIDLLFLNSSYRRYPDCDAVREAMKQCGFVVYRGFYRTDELEVADLFVPATYSPESSGSHYGAEKQVVWRDQAVEAPGSCVPDWRFYRDIGRLVAPEVYPDFRDPAELSELFNRTVDSWNGFSVEAMRKSPDGLVWPRPRTDSPILTGSIFSRGVLETEDGKLNFVLPTLGGFSWEYPRSSPHRPKAEKDFPLVLIQGKVVTQWQQTMTNFSPSLSRMARGRLVQVHPDTAAAFNLVHGDPVRLETVVGGLEARVDVTGNIRPGVVFTASHFVEGSPYAGTRSRALNSILPNNWDRVSAQFNGTGCRLVKVADSANIRVEREG, encoded by the coding sequence GTGAACGGCTACTGCCCGTTCTGTCAGGTCCGCTGCACCTATCACGCCCGGGTGAGCAGCGGCCGGATCGTGTCCATCACCGGCAATCCCCGCAACCGTTGGACCGGCGGAGCCATGTGCCCCAAGGGGCTGTCCATACTCGAACTCATGAACAGTAAGGAACGGCTTACCGAACCGATGCTCAGGACGGAGCGGGGCTGGAAAACCGTCACCTATGCCGAAGCCGTGGCTCTGGTGGCGGAGAAGCTCATCACTTTGAAAAAGGAGCACGGCCCGAAAGCGGGCGAGCGTCTGGCCCTCACGTCCCCTCTGTGGGACTGCCGCGAAAGCGAGCTGGCCGCTCTCATGACCATGCGCGTGTCCGGCGGTGTTAACATCATGCCCGCTGGAGAGGTCTGCATCAGCACCACCGCCAACGTGTTGAGCATGCTGCTGGGAGCCAACACGTCCACTACTACTGTGGATGAAATCACCAACGCCAGGCTTTTGGTCCTCTGGGGCGCCAATCTGGCCGAGACTTATCCGGTTTATTCGCGCTGGCTGGACAAGGCAAAGGCGGGCGGCACGAAGATCATCTATATTGACCCGCGCAGAACTCCGACCAGCCTGTTCGCGGATGTCCAGCTTCAACCGGAGCCGGGGACGGACGGGGTTCTGGCTCTGGGCACCATACGGCACATTCTGGAGAATGGTTTGTACGATGCCGGGATGGTCGGACGCACGACGACAGGGCTCGAGGCGTTGCGGAAAGGCGCAAGCCCGTGGACGGCAGAAAGGGTGATGGAGATCACTCGATTGGGTGCGGAAGAACTCGGCGCTTTCTATGCCGATGTGGCCGCCAGCGAACGCACCGTCATCTGGATGGGCGGGAGCCTTTGCCGCTTCACCAACGGTGTGCAGACAATCCGCTTCATCATCAGTCTTCAGGGGCTCACGGGCAACATCATCGGCTCCGGCAGGGGCCTTCTGACCATGGAAGGCGGCAAACCCGAGGGTGAAAAGGAATTCATAGACGCAGTCTGCGGTCCGGCCAGCATGCCGGGAGTGAACTTCCGCCGCCTTCTGGCCGCCATGAAGAAAGGCGCCATTGATCTTTTGTTCCTCAATTCCAGCTACCGCCGTTATCCGGACTGTGATGCCGTACGCGAAGCCATGAAGCAGTGCGGCTTCGTGGTGTACCGGGGCTTCTACCGGACCGACGAACTTGAGGTGGCCGATCTCTTCGTTCCGGCTACATATTCACCGGAGAGTTCCGGTTCCCATTATGGCGCGGAAAAACAGGTTGTCTGGCGCGATCAGGCTGTGGAGGCCCCCGGCTCCTGCGTGCCGGACTGGCGTTTCTACCGTGACATAGGGCGGCTGGTCGCTCCGGAAGTCTACCCGGACTTTCGCGATCCGGCGGAGCTTTCCGAGCTTTTCAACCGTACCGTAGACTCCTGGAACGGATTCAGCGTGGAAGCCATGCGCAAGTCGCCGGATGGTCTTGTCTGGCCCCGGCCCCGGACTGACTCGCCCATTCTCACCGGCAGCATTTTCTCCCGCGGTGTACTGGAAACGGAAGACGGTAAACTCAATTTCGTCCTGCCGACGCTGGGTGGCTTTTCGTGGGAATATCCGCGTAGCAGTCCGCACCGGCCCAAGGCGGAGAAGGATTTTCCCCTTGTGCTCATTCAGGGCAAGGTCGTCACTCAGTGGCAGCAGACCATGACCAATTTTTCGCCGTCGCTGTCGAGGATGGCCCGGGGGCGCCTTGTGCAGGTGCATCCGGATACGGCCGCCGCATTTAATCTCGTTCACGGCGATCCGGTCAGGCTCGAAACTGTCGTGGGTGGTCTGGAGGCCCGTGTGGATGTGACCGGCAACATCCGGCCGGGTGTGGTCTTCACTGCCTCGCATTTTGTGGAGGGCAGCCCGTACGCCGGAACCAGGAGCAGGGCGCTGAACTCCATTTTGCCCAACAACTGGGACAGGGTTTCCGCACAATTCAACGGAACCGGGTGCAGGCTGGTCAAGGTGGCAGATTCTGCAAACATCCGTGTGGAGCGGGAGGGCTGA